A genome region from Natranaeroarchaeum sulfidigenes includes the following:
- a CDS encoding beta-galactosidase yields MTIGVCYFPEHWPSEEWERDVEEMAAAGIDTVRMGEFAWSRIEPERGEIDLDWLAEAIDLLGEHDIDVVLCTPTATPPKWLVDEDPSILQEEADGTTREFGSRRHYCFNSEAYREETERIVRIVAERFRDDPRVVGWQTDNEFGVHGTIRCYCEDCAGAFREWLEERYGDVDALNEAWGTTFWSQHHTEFAEVDPPRHTAAEHHPSRLLDYYRFSSDSAVAYNEFQADLLREVNDDWWITHNFMGQFGSLDAYDASDQLDLVSWDNYPNGFVQDRQTGEPGLDELRAGDPDQVALNHDIYRSALDRPFWVMEQQPGDVNWAAHAPQPGEGAMTLWAHHAVAHGASNVLYFRWRRCREGQEQYHAGLRKQDGSPDRGYHEATRAATELDEVLDGTGTTAVADAPNPVETQAALLHDYENLWATGIQPHAADFDYWEHLLAYYRALRARGVDVDIVPPSNTLSTYDAVVAPTPYLVDNDLASRLDEYVRSGGELLLTIRSGVKDRHNKLQERQQPGPLAPLADVTVDQHETLPSSVDLDIEYRGNRYAYRTWAEWLTDVGEHGSGTTVVHGRLQTDGTTDRAAITHSTVGDGGVTYCGVWPETELAEAVVTDLLDRADVAYTDRLPDGVRVARRTEATWLLNFTGDEVAFALDGETRRVDPYSATPTVYDGADITVE; encoded by the coding sequence CCCCGAACACTGGCCGAGCGAGGAGTGGGAGCGAGACGTCGAGGAGATGGCCGCGGCGGGGATCGACACCGTCCGGATGGGCGAGTTCGCGTGGTCCCGGATCGAGCCCGAGCGCGGCGAGATCGACCTCGACTGGCTGGCCGAGGCGATCGACCTGCTCGGCGAGCACGACATCGACGTCGTGTTGTGTACCCCGACGGCGACCCCGCCGAAGTGGCTCGTCGACGAGGATCCCTCGATCCTGCAGGAAGAAGCCGACGGCACTACCCGCGAGTTCGGGAGCCGTCGCCACTACTGTTTCAACAGCGAGGCCTACCGCGAGGAGACCGAGCGGATCGTCCGGATCGTGGCCGAGCGGTTCCGCGACGACCCGCGCGTGGTCGGCTGGCAGACCGACAACGAGTTCGGCGTCCACGGAACGATCCGGTGTTACTGCGAGGACTGTGCCGGGGCGTTCCGCGAGTGGCTCGAAGAGCGCTACGGCGACGTCGACGCGCTCAACGAGGCGTGGGGCACGACGTTCTGGAGCCAGCATCACACCGAGTTCGCGGAAGTGGACCCGCCGCGTCATACCGCCGCCGAACACCACCCCTCGCGCCTGCTCGATTACTATCGGTTTTCGAGCGACAGCGCCGTCGCGTACAACGAGTTTCAGGCCGACCTGCTGCGCGAGGTGAACGACGACTGGTGGATCACCCACAACTTCATGGGCCAGTTCGGCTCGCTTGACGCCTACGACGCCAGCGACCAGCTGGATCTGGTCTCGTGGGACAACTATCCGAACGGCTTCGTGCAGGACCGACAGACCGGCGAGCCAGGTCTCGACGAGTTGCGCGCTGGCGATCCGGACCAGGTCGCACTGAATCACGATATCTACCGGAGTGCGCTGGATCGGCCGTTCTGGGTGATGGAACAGCAGCCGGGCGACGTCAACTGGGCCGCACACGCCCCACAGCCGGGCGAGGGCGCGATGACGCTGTGGGCCCACCACGCGGTCGCCCACGGCGCGAGCAACGTCCTCTATTTCCGCTGGCGGCGCTGCCGCGAGGGGCAAGAGCAGTACCACGCCGGGCTGCGAAAGCAGGACGGCTCGCCCGACAGGGGCTATCACGAGGCAACACGCGCCGCGACGGAACTGGACGAGGTGCTCGACGGAACCGGGACGACTGCTGTCGCGGATGCCCCAAACCCGGTCGAGACACAGGCCGCGCTTCTCCACGATTACGAGAACCTCTGGGCGACCGGGATCCAGCCCCACGCCGCGGACTTCGACTACTGGGAGCACCTGCTCGCGTACTATCGTGCCCTGCGCGCCCGCGGTGTCGATGTCGATATCGTCCCGCCGAGCAACACGCTGTCGACGTACGATGCCGTCGTCGCGCCGACGCCGTATCTCGTCGACAACGACCTCGCCAGCCGACTCGACGAGTACGTCCGATCCGGTGGCGAGCTCCTGTTGACCATCCGGAGCGGCGTCAAGGACCGGCACAACAAACTACAGGAGCGCCAGCAGCCGGGACCGCTCGCCCCGCTGGCCGATGTCACGGTCGACCAGCACGAGACGCTCCCGTCCTCGGTCGACCTCGACATCGAGTACCGTGGCAATCGATACGCGTACCGGACGTGGGCAGAGTGGCTTACGGATGTCGGCGAGCACGGGTCGGGAACAACAGTGGTCCACGGACGGTTGCAGACCGATGGGACAACCGACCGGGCGGCGATCACCCACTCCACGGTCGGCGATGGCGGCGTTACCTACTGTGGCGTCTGGCCGGAGACCGAGCTGGCGGAAGCCGTAGTGACGGATCTGCTGGATCGCGCCGATGTTGCCTACACCGACCGACTGCCGGATGGCGTCCGGGTCGCCCGCCGCACCGAGGCGACGTGGCTGTTGAACTTCACCGGCGACGAGGTCGCGTTCGCCCTCGACGGGGAGACCCGGAGAGTAGATCCCTACAGTGCAACCCCCACGGTGTACGACGGGGCGGATATCACAGTCGAATAG
- a CDS encoding sulfatase-like hydrolase/transferase — protein sequence MTNSERPNVLAVVTDQQRWDTLGAYGCPLDLTPNIDRLARRGTIVEQAITPQPLCGPARAALQTGKYPSTVDAWRNPKSLPSEERTLAHRFMDAGYDVGYVGNWHMSGSFDKPVPKARRGGYDDFWLAADVPEFTSQPYEGHLFDEDGDPVEYDGYRVDAFTEFAMEAIESLSEPFFLVVSYLEPHNQNDMWTFVAPDGYAERYRETPYIPEDLENRPGDWYDELPDYYGIVERLDECIGELVGDLADRGLLDRTILGYTSDHGCHFRTRPGEYKRTPHESAVRVPAIFAGPGFDDGRDVNGVRSLIDLPPTVLDAAGLAVPDGMHGDSMMPIVRGDESNDDGQAFVQISETQVGRALRTDRWKYAVAAPSPTGWRGGNAEQSSDVYVERYLYDLARDPAEQVNLVGRPDFRTIADELRASLISEIERVENESPDIKPYENGYESF from the coding sequence ATGACGAACAGCGAACGACCGAACGTGCTCGCCGTGGTGACGGACCAGCAGCGGTGGGACACGCTTGGGGCGTACGGCTGTCCCCTCGATCTCACGCCGAACATCGACCGGCTTGCCCGACGTGGGACGATCGTCGAGCAAGCGATCACGCCTCAGCCGCTGTGTGGGCCAGCACGGGCGGCGTTGCAGACGGGCAAGTATCCATCGACAGTCGATGCGTGGAGAAACCCGAAGTCCCTCCCGTCGGAGGAGCGAACCCTCGCACACCGTTTCATGGACGCGGGCTACGATGTCGGCTACGTCGGCAACTGGCACATGAGCGGGTCGTTCGACAAGCCGGTCCCGAAAGCGCGACGTGGCGGATACGATGATTTCTGGCTTGCGGCCGATGTCCCCGAGTTTACCTCGCAACCGTACGAGGGGCATCTGTTCGACGAGGACGGCGACCCGGTGGAGTACGATGGCTACCGGGTAGACGCATTTACCGAGTTTGCGATGGAAGCGATCGAGAGCCTCTCTGAACCGTTTTTTCTCGTCGTCTCCTATCTCGAACCGCACAACCAGAACGACATGTGGACGTTCGTCGCACCGGACGGCTACGCCGAACGATATCGGGAGACACCGTACATCCCCGAGGATCTGGAGAACCGACCGGGCGACTGGTACGACGAGCTCCCGGACTACTACGGGATCGTCGAACGGCTCGACGAGTGTATCGGGGAACTGGTCGGCGATCTCGCGGACCGGGGACTGCTCGATCGAACGATCCTCGGGTACACGTCCGACCACGGCTGTCACTTCCGGACGCGACCGGGCGAGTATAAACGGACGCCCCACGAGTCTGCTGTGCGCGTCCCCGCGATATTCGCCGGACCGGGGTTCGATGACGGGCGGGACGTGAATGGGGTCAGGAGTCTGATCGATCTCCCACCGACCGTGCTCGATGCCGCCGGGCTCGCGGTGCCCGACGGGATGCACGGAGACAGTATGATGCCGATCGTTCGTGGCGACGAATCGAACGACGACGGACAGGCGTTCGTCCAGATCAGCGAGACGCAGGTCGGCCGGGCGCTCAGGACCGACCGATGGAAATACGCCGTGGCGGCCCCCTCTCCGACTGGCTGGCGGGGCGGGAACGCGGAACAGTCGAGTGACGTGTACGTCGAACGGTATCTCTACGACCTGGCGCGGGACCCGGCCGAACAGGTCAACCTCGTCGGGCGTCCCGACTTCCGCACGATTGCGGATGAGCTGCGTGCCAGCCTCATCTCGGAGATCGAACGCGTAGAAAACGAATCGCCCGATATCAAGCCGTACGAAAACGGGTACGAGTCGTTCTAG